A genomic window from Brassica oleracea var. oleracea cultivar TO1000 chromosome C8, BOL, whole genome shotgun sequence includes:
- the LOC106312293 gene encoding zinc finger protein ZPR1 encodes MSDTGNDEQMDVGSVVEAVSADHSFGAPLYVVESMCMRCGKNGTTRFLLTLIPHFRKVLLSAFECPHCGERNNEVQFAGEIQPRGCSYRLEVSAGDDKIFDRQVVKSESATIKIPELDFEIPPEAQRGSLSTVEGILARAADELSALQEERRKVDPKTAEAIDQFLSKLRACAKAESSFTFILDDPAGNSFIENPHAPSPDPYLHIKFYERTPEQQAALGYLSNSSQTGQPERDHPPSAAAIPHGAIGAAAGHRAIAQSNSTDISDNLFRYTAPEEVMTFPSTCGACMKLCETRMFVTKIPYFQEVIVMASTCDDCGYRNSELKPGGAIPKKGKKIILSVRNIADLSRDVIKSDTAGVKIPELDLELAGGTLGGMVTTVEGLVTQIKESLARVHGFSFGDSLDESKKNKWREFGSRLTKLLSLEEPWTLILDDELANSFISPVTDDIKDDHQLTYEEYERSWEQNEELGLNDIDTSSADAAYESTETTKLT; translated from the exons ATGTCAGACACTGGAAATGATGAACAGATGGATGTAGGATCGGTGGTTGAAGCTGTTTCCGCTGATCATTCCTTTGGTGCTCCTCTCTACGTAGTCGAGAGCATGTGCATGCGCTGCGGAAAAAAT GGAACAACTAGATTTCTGTTGACTTTAATTCCTCACTTCAGAAAG GTCTTATTATCTGCATTTGAATGTCCTCATTGCGGAGAAAG GAACAATGAAGTTCAGTTTGCTGGTGAGATTCAACCCCGAGGATGCTCTTACCGTCTAGAGGTTTCAGCTGGGGATGACAAG ATATTTGACCGGCAAGTTGTGAAATCTGAATCAGCCACTATTAAG ATTCCTGAACTGGATTTTGAGATACCACCAGAGGCCCAACGTGGAAGTTTGTCAACG GTAGAAGGGATATTAGCGAGGGCTGCTGATGAACTGAGTGCCCTTCAAGAAGAACGCAGG AAAGTAGACCCTAAAACTGCTGAAGCAATAGACCAATTCTTATCTAAACTGAGAGCTTGTGCTAAAGCAGAGTCATCCTTCACCTTCATTTTGGATGATCCTGCTGGAAACAGTTTCATTGAGAACCC GCATGCCCCATCGCCAGATCCTTATTTACACATCAAATTCTATGAGCGAACACCCGAGCAACAAGCAGCTCTTGGATATCTTTCTAACTCATCTCAGACTGGACAGCCAGAGAGAGACCACCCTCCTTCTGCTGCTGCTATACCCCATGGAGCAATCGGAGCAGCAGCTGGTCATCGGGCGATTGCTCAAAGTAACAGCACTGATATTTCTGATAATTTGTTCAGATACACTGCACCTGAAGAG GTGATGACTTTCCCTTCAACTTGCGGAGCATGTATGAAGCTGTGCGAGACACGCATGTTTGTGACTA AAATCCCGTATTTCCAGGAGGTTATTGTCATGGCATCTACATGTGATGATTGTGGCTATCGCAACTCTGAG TTGAAGCCTGGTGGTGCAATTCCTAAAAAGGGAAAGAAAATTATCCTCTCTGTGAGGAACATCGCTGACCTTAGCAGAGACGTTATCAAG TCTGACACTGCAGGAGTGAAAATCCCAGAACTTGATTTGGAGCTAGCTGGTGGTACACTTGGTGGAATGGTGACAACAGTCGAAGGGCTAGTCACACAAATCAAAGAAA GCTTAGCGAGGGTTCACGGGTTCTCATTTGGTGACAGTTTGGACGAGAGTAAGAAGAACAAGTGGAGGGAGTTTGGATCCAGACTAACCAAG CTCCTAAGCTTAGAAGAGCCATGGACTTTGATTCTTGATGATGAGTTAGCGAACTCCTTTATTTCACCTGTAACAGATGATATCAAAGATGATCACCAGCTCACAT ATGAGGAGTACGAAAGGTCATGGGAACAAAACGAGGAGTTGGGTCTCAACGACATAGATACTTCTTCAGCTGATGCTGCTTACGAGTCCACGGAGACAACTAAATTAACTTAA
- the LOC106312295 gene encoding uncharacterized protein At4g04775-like, with the protein MSNESGNSSGASSARARGRVVGVPKRCWCGELVVSLMSKSTANPYRRYFRCAFAAEKMLSNDNHTYKWVDEALLDEVEALSFRIGKVEQTILAERGEEERKKFEELELKLETEICSRMEDVVSEAKCEVKKALVLVVLGCLTMVVLSKVI; encoded by the exons ATGAGCAATGAATCTGGAAATTCGAGTGGAGCCAGTAGTGCGCGAGCAAGAGGTCGCGTTGTTGGTGTGCCGAAGAGATGTTGGTGTGGAGAATTGGTTGTCTCCTTGATGTCAAAGTCGACCGCAAATCCTTACAGAAGATACTTCCGGTGTGCTTTTGCGGCGGAGAAAATG TTGAGTAATGATAATCACACTTATAAATGGGTTGATGAGGCGTTGTTGGATGAGGTTGAAGCATTGTCATTTAGGATAGGGAAAGTTGAACAAACAATTCTTGCTGAGCGTGGTGAAGAAGAGAGGAAGAAGTTTGAAGAGCTTGAATTGAAGTTGGAGACTGAGATTTGTTCAAGAATGGAAGATGTTGTGAGTGAAGCCAAATGCGAGGTGAAGAAAGCGCTTGTGCTTGTTGTTTTAGGATGTTTGACCATGGTTGTGTTGTCTAAGGTTATATAG
- the LOC106312294 gene encoding uncharacterized protein LOC106312294, which produces MECNRDEALRAKEIAESKFKMRDFAGAKKFALKAQSLFPEMEGLSQMLSTFHVFIAAETKVNGEVDWYGILDANPRDDNETLKKKYRKLALMLHPDKNSSLGADGAFKHVSEAWKFLSDKEKRAAYDRKKSLYTMYNKVSVSSSNSGFCNFANASFASNVRPPQPQPPPPPPTQKKNNPPPTQKSNPQKPAQKTGQSDHHHTTAADTFWTVCRRCMTQYEYLRTYANCNLLCPNCLQSFSAVQVPKPGMLSHWSRLNSAKPKSADAAIPGVFNNSKWAFSRTSSAAHAACMVQKVYEKVKKDREEAEATDKRGRKNAKRKCTTTDSSLKKRKVIGETETGVSGGRKVVYYAVAGENGRNMGKLHVTRERASPRLKKKISKEAVTREVKSR; this is translated from the coding sequence ATGGAGTGCAACCGAGACGAGGCCTTAAGGGCCAAAGAAATCGCAGAGAGCAAGTTCAAAATGAGAGACTTTGCAGGAGCCAAGAAATTCGCCTTGAAAGCTCAATCTCTCTTCCCAGAGATGGAAGGCCTTTCTCAGATGCTATCCACTTTCCATGTCTTCATCGCTGCTGAGACCAAAGTGAACGGGGAAGTCGACTGGTACGGGATACTCGACGCCAATCCGCGTGATGACAACGAGACGCTGAAGAAAAAGTACAGGAAGCTCGCTCTTATGCTTCACCCCGACAAAAACAGCTCTCTTGGAGCCGATGGAGCTTTCAAGCATGTCTCCGAAGCTTGGAAGTTCTTGTCTGATAAGGAGAAGAGAGCGGCTTATGATCGTAAGAAGAGTTTGTACACTATGTATAACAAGGTTTCAGTCTCTTCTTCTAACAGCGGCTTCTGCAATTTCGCCAACGCTAGTTTTGCTTCAAACGTTAGGCCGCCGCAGCCGCAGCCGCCGCCGCCGCCGCCAACGCAGAAGAAGAACAATCCTCCACCCACCCAAAAGAGCAATCCTCAGAAGCCAGCACAGAAAACAGGACAGAGTGATCATCATCATACAACTGCAGCTGATACTTTCTGGACAGTCTGTAGGAGATGCATGACGCAGTACGAGTATCTTAGGACATATGCCAACTGTAACCTTCTCTGTCCTAACTGTCTACAGTCGTTTTCAGCGGTACAAGTCCCTAAACCGGGTATGTTAAGCCACTGGAGCCGTCTCAACAGTGCAAAGCCAAAGTCAGCTGATGCTGCTATTCCAGGTGTATTCAACAACTCCAAGTGGGCATTCTCAAGAACCAGCAGTGCAGCTCATGCTGCGTGTATGGTTCAAAAGGTTTATGAGAAGGTGAAGAAAGATCGTGAGGAGGCAGAAGCAACTGATAAAAGAGGAAGGAAGAATGCCAAAAGGAAGTGCACTACTACTGATTCGTCTCTTAAAAAAAGGAAGGTAATAGGAGAAACCGAGACAGGTGTCTCCGGTGGAAGAAAGGTCGTTTACTATGCGGTTGCTGGTGAAAACGGAAGGAACATGGGAAAGTTACATGTAACGAGAGAGAGAGCATCTCCCAGACTCAAGAAAAAGATTAGCAAGGAGGCTGTAACAAGGGAGGTCAAGTCGCGTTAG